The genomic segment TCGACGTTGTTGGTGACCTTGCCGTTGTCCCAGTCAAACTTCAGTTTGGCATCGCGGTCACGGCCCAGGCCGCGGCGCTTGTATATATAGGTTGTGGGCCGCAACTGCTCCTCAGTGGGCCAATCGAAGTAGCTGATTTCCTCGATGCTGGCGAGCATCGAGTCGGCAAAAAAACGCAGCTTCTTCCCCTTGGCGGTGTTGCTCAGCTCATGGGTCACGGTAATGCTAAAGCCATAGTATGAGGCTTCATATGTGTTTTTAAAGGTTTGCGGTGGGTTAATTGCAGTTTCTGCCGATTCAGGCTGCTCTGCCGCTTGAGCGGGCAGGGTGAGAGGCAGAACAAGAAATAGGGCGATGATGGGGCTCAATAGTCGGCTCATAAAATCCTTGCTAGACGAATGATGACCTTACTTGGTAACCCTGAGGGGGCAAAGGTTCACCGTCCAGTAGGGCCAGGTTGTCGGCCATGCTCAAACGGCCCTCGGCAAACCAGCGCACCGCCATGGGGTAAATAATATGTTCTTGTTGCTGTACGCGCGCCGCCAGGGTGGTGGCAT from the Gilvimarinus sp. DA14 genome contains:
- a CDS encoding DUF3108 domain-containing protein, producing the protein MSRLLSPIIALFLVLPLTLPAQAAEQPESAETAINPPQTFKNTYEASYYGFSITVTHELSNTAKGKKLRFFADSMLASIEEISYFDWPTEEQLRPTTYIYKRRGLGRDRDAKLKFDWDNGKVTNNVEDKPWKMDIHPGVMDKMSFQMQLQRDLIAGKHENLVYDIADGGHIKQYTFAIVGRETLDTPLGKVDTVKVERTRKNDDRVTYAWMAPDFQYLLVRMQQEEGGDEYTIYIHESEIDGEKISSFE